From a single Streptomyces sp. NBC_01264 genomic region:
- a CDS encoding P-II family nitrogen regulator: protein MKLITAIVKPHRLDEIKEALHRFGVQGLTVSEASGYGRQRGHTEVYRGAEYTVDLVPKIRIEVLVEDGDAEDVMRIVVDAAQTGKIGDGKVWSIPVDSVIRVRTGERGADAL, encoded by the coding sequence ATGAAGCTCATCACCGCGATCGTGAAGCCGCACCGGCTCGACGAGATCAAGGAAGCCCTGCACCGCTTCGGAGTCCAGGGACTCACGGTCTCCGAGGCCAGCGGCTACGGCCGCCAGCGCGGACACACCGAGGTCTACCGGGGCGCCGAGTACACCGTGGACCTCGTGCCGAAGATCCGCATAGAGGTACTGGTCGAGGACGGCGACGCCGAGGACGTGATGCGGATCGTCGTCGACGCCGCCCAGACCGGCAAGATCGGCGACGGCAAGGTATGGAGCATCCCCGTGGACTCGGTCATCCGGGTCCGCACCGGCGAACGTGGCGCTGACGCGCTTTAG